The following coding sequences lie in one Tepidimicrobium xylanilyticum genomic window:
- a CDS encoding DUF454 family protein — protein MKLTNVIFIILGLIFTSLGLIEVAIHLLPTTLFLIVASILFAKGSK, from the coding sequence TTGAAGTTAACTAATGTAATATTTATAATTTTAGGGTTAATTTTTACTAGCCTTGGACTGATAGAAGTTGCAATACACCTATTACCTACTACACTCTTTTTAATCGTAGCTTCAATATTGTTTGCAAAGGGTTCTAAATAG